A single Vicugna pacos chromosome 15, VicPac4, whole genome shotgun sequence DNA region contains:
- the POMC gene encoding pro-opiomelanocortin isoform X2, with the protein MPRLCRSRSGALLLTLLLQASMEVRGWCLESSQCQDLTTESNLLACILACKPDLSAETPVFPGNGDEQPLTENARKYVMGHFRWDRFGNRNGSGGGGGGGAGQKREEEVAAGAGPGPRGDGAEPGPREGKRSYSMEHFRWGKPVGKKRRPVKVYPNGVEDESAEAFPLEFKRELAGERPEAALGPEAPAEGATAQAELEYGLVAEAEGAEKKDGGPYKMQHFRWGSPPKDKRYGGFMTSEKSQTPLVTLFKNAIMKNAHKKGQ; encoded by the exons ATGCCGAGATTGTGCAGGAGCCGCTCGGGGGCCCTGCTGCTGACTTTGCTGCTTCAGGCCTCCATGGAAGTGCGTGGCTGGTGCCTGGAGAGCAGCCAGTGTCAGGACCTCACCACGGAAAGTAACCTGCTG GCGTGCATCCTGGCCTGCAAGCCCGACCTCTCGGCCGAGACGCCCGTGTTCCCCGGCAACGGCGACGAGCAGCCGCTGACCGAGAACGCCCGGAAATACGTCATGGGCCACTTCCGCTGGGACCGCTTCGGCAATCGGaacggcagcggcggcggcggcggcggcggcgcaggCCAGAAGCGCGAGGAGGAAGTGGCGGCGGGCGCCGGCCCCGGGCCCCGCGGCGATGGCGCCGAGCCGGGCCCGCGCGAGGGCAAGCGCTCCTACTCCATGGAGCACTTCCGCTGGGGCAAGCCGGTGGGCAAGAAGCGGCGCCCGGTGAAGGTGTATCCCAACGGCGTCGAGGACGAGTCGGCCGAGGCCTTCCCCCTCGAGTTCAAGAGGGAGCTGGCCGGGGAGCGGCCCGAGGCTGCGCTCGGCCCCGAGGCCCCGGCCGAGGGCGCGACCGCCCAGGCCGAGCTGGAGTATGGCCTGGTGGCGGAGGCCGAGGGGGCCGAGAAGAAGGACGGGGGCCCCTATAAGATGCAGCACTTCCGCTGGGGCAGCCCGCCCAAGGACAAGCGCTACGGCGGATTCATGACCTCGGAGAAGAGCCAGACGCCCCTGGTGACCCTGTTCAAAAATGCCATCATGAAGAACGCCCACAAGAAGGGCCAGTGA
- the POMC gene encoding pro-opiomelanocortin isoform X1 codes for MKFQLNRACILACKPDLSAETPVFPGNGDEQPLTENARKYVMGHFRWDRFGNRNGSGGGGGGGAGQKREEEVAAGAGPGPRGDGAEPGPREGKRSYSMEHFRWGKPVGKKRRPVKVYPNGVEDESAEAFPLEFKRELAGERPEAALGPEAPAEGATAQAELEYGLVAEAEGAEKKDGGPYKMQHFRWGSPPKDKRYGGFMTSEKSQTPLVTLFKNAIMKNAHKKGQ; via the exons ATGAAATTCCAGCTCAACAGA GCGTGCATCCTGGCCTGCAAGCCCGACCTCTCGGCCGAGACGCCCGTGTTCCCCGGCAACGGCGACGAGCAGCCGCTGACCGAGAACGCCCGGAAATACGTCATGGGCCACTTCCGCTGGGACCGCTTCGGCAATCGGaacggcagcggcggcggcggcggcggcggcgcaggCCAGAAGCGCGAGGAGGAAGTGGCGGCGGGCGCCGGCCCCGGGCCCCGCGGCGATGGCGCCGAGCCGGGCCCGCGCGAGGGCAAGCGCTCCTACTCCATGGAGCACTTCCGCTGGGGCAAGCCGGTGGGCAAGAAGCGGCGCCCGGTGAAGGTGTATCCCAACGGCGTCGAGGACGAGTCGGCCGAGGCCTTCCCCCTCGAGTTCAAGAGGGAGCTGGCCGGGGAGCGGCCCGAGGCTGCGCTCGGCCCCGAGGCCCCGGCCGAGGGCGCGACCGCCCAGGCCGAGCTGGAGTATGGCCTGGTGGCGGAGGCCGAGGGGGCCGAGAAGAAGGACGGGGGCCCCTATAAGATGCAGCACTTCCGCTGGGGCAGCCCGCCCAAGGACAAGCGCTACGGCGGATTCATGACCTCGGAGAAGAGCCAGACGCCCCTGGTGACCCTGTTCAAAAATGCCATCATGAAGAACGCCCACAAGAAGGGCCAGTGA